The following are from one region of the Clostridia bacterium genome:
- a CDS encoding sugar phosphate isomerase/epimerase, with product MYKTKLCLGTSSQYGISIEEQISLFKQTGFDAFFTNWDKQTKSYRKLADEIGMIYQSVHAPFINAAKMWKRDAEAEKAVNELLECVRDCAESGVPIMVAHTYIGFEPSDGPNSAGIENFGRVVREAEKSNVRIAFENTEGEAYLASLMNAFSTCKNVGFCWDTGHELCYNRGKDMLSLYGDRLIATHLNDNLGVSDFDGNIIWTDDLHLLPFDGITSWESVVERLNRYAYNDILTFELNKTSKPNRHDNDMYTQMTIEEYVSQCYARACKVAYMKNGF from the coding sequence GTGTATAAAACAAAGTTGTGCTTGGGAACAAGTTCACAGTATGGAATCAGTATAGAAGAACAGATTTCTCTTTTCAAACAAACGGGATTTGATGCCTTTTTTACAAATTGGGATAAACAAACAAAAAGTTATCGTAAATTAGCCGATGAAATCGGAATGATATATCAGTCTGTCCATGCACCTTTTATAAATGCAGCAAAGATGTGGAAGCGTGATGCCGAAGCGGAAAAAGCCGTAAATGAGCTTTTAGAGTGTGTTAGAGATTGTGCGGAATCGGGTGTTCCGATTATGGTTGCCCATACATACATCGGTTTTGAGCCGAGCGACGGACCAAATTCGGCAGGAATTGAGAATTTCGGACGGGTTGTTCGGGAGGCTGAAAAATCAAATGTCAGAATTGCCTTTGAGAACACCGAGGGCGAAGCATACCTTGCATCATTGATGAATGCCTTTTCTACATGCAAAAATGTTGGATTTTGCTGGGATACGGGGCATGAGCTTTGCTATAACAGAGGAAAAGATATGCTAAGCTTGTACGGGGACAGACTCATTGCGACCCATTTAAATGACAATTTAGGGGTCAGTGATTTTGACGGGAATATTATCTGGACAGACGATTTACATCTGCTTCCCTTTGATGGCATTACGTCCTGGGAAAGCGTTGTTGAAAGATTAAACAGATACGCTTATAACGATATTCTTACATTTGAACTGAATAAAACCAGTAAGCCAAACCGACACGACAATGATATGTATACCCAAATGACAATTGAAGAATATGTTTCGCAATGTTATGCCCGTGCATGTAAAGTGGCGTATATGAAAAACGGGTTTTGA